A genomic window from Bos javanicus breed banteng chromosome 13, ARS-OSU_banteng_1.0, whole genome shotgun sequence includes:
- the SLC4A11 gene encoding solute carrier family 4 member 11 isoform X5 — translation MGVGCTPSPPFHSFVTLFLCPSRASAATFTAPAPPFCMPPGLLSRETVRILHDPSPRPPGSPSLRLFPLVHAAASVASFLEQSNTNSVEHPSGGPAQRARTPHPTPAPAPSPKRTNGSASQEARKVGGAEGRRPLPQVTPCDPGRGRLGATARVMGLDGPRDRHDNESRRDVLEEKPQPSFWTLQRRLDRGRLSSAGKVARQVSSLQISTTSVSFLPSRENSSVMSQNGYFEDADDASETREESLRDEAFDTVNSSIVSGESIRFFVNVNLEVQPTQSAESESPGGYGLLHTSRKYLKLKNFEEEIRAHRDLDGFLARARIILDETATSLDDVLRAMLSRLAQDPYNTEPDCNLDLLTAMLFTDAGAPMEGKAVHLLSDTIQGVTATVTGVQYQQSWICILCTSKALLRRHVCISRLDRPQNWGENSCEVRFVILVLAPPKMKSTKTATEVGRTFATMMLDITFRQKLLKTRTEEEFKEALVHQRQLLTVMSHCPSISMDYSTSSICIVRHPQPPRQKDFLPMGKGIQEDIARRFPVYPLDFTDGIIGKNKAVGKYITTTLFLYFACLLPTIAFGSLNDENTNGAIDVQKTVAGQGIGGLLYALFSGQPLVVLLTTAPLALYINVIRGICDDYNLDFSTFYAWTGLWNSFFLTLYALFNLSLVMSLFKRSTEEIIALFISITFVLDAIKGTVKIFQKYYYGHDTALFKDEPSLVSLLGLNSSLHTALNTSFLTSPPELTSTGSQDPEPLARDTAVLSLLIMLGTLWLSYTLYQLKKSPYLNPYVRELLSDCALPISVLTFSLISSYGFQEIKMVKFRYSPSNSLFEIAEMHSLSLVAISSAMGLGFLLSMLFFIEQNLVAALANAPQNRLVKGTAYHWDLLLIAIINTGLSLFGLPWIHAAYPHSLLHVRALALVEEHVENGHIYETIVNVKETRLTSLGASILVGFSLLLLPFPLQWIPKPVLYGLFLYLALTSIDGNQLFQRMVLLLKDQTSYPPTHYIRRVPQRKIHYFTGLQVLQLLLLCAFGMSPLLYMKMVFPLIMIAMIPIRYNVLPQIIEAKYLDAMDAEH, via the exons ATGGGAGTAGGCTGTACACCATCCCCACCGTTCCATAGCTTCGTCACCCTCTTCCTGTGTCCATCCCGCGCCTCTGCTGCTACGTTTACTGCCCCCGCGCCTCCCTTCTGCATGCCGCCCGGGCTCCTGTCCCGGGAGACCGTCCGCATTCTGCACGACCCCTCCCCCCGACCCCCAGGGTCTCCGAGTCTGAGGCTCTTTCCTCTCGTGCACGCGGCCGCTTCTGTCGCTTCCTTCCTTGAACAGAGCAACACAAACAGCGTGGAGCATCCATCCGGGGGCCCGGCGCAAAGAGCGCgcacgccccaccccacccccgcccccgcgccaTCTCCCAAGAGGACCAACGGCTCCGCCTCCCAGGAGGCCCGGAAAGTGGGTGGTGCTGAGGGAAGGAGGCCGTTGCCCCAGGTCACCCCGTGTGACCCCGGGCGCGGGAGGTTAGGGGCCACTGCACGTGTGATGGGTCTTGATGGCCCCAGGGACCGACATGACAATGAGAGTCGAAGAGATGTGCTGGAAGAAAAGCCTCAGCCCAGTTTCTGGACTTTGCAGCGAAGGCTTGACAGAGGGAGGCTGTCTTCTGCAGGGAAGGTGGCCAGACAGGTCTCCTCCCTCCAGATTTCTACAACTAGcgtatccttccttccttcacggG AAAACTCTTCTGTCATGTCGCAGAATGGATACTTTGAGGATGCAG ATGATGCCTCTGAAACCCGTGAGGAGAGCCTGAGAGATGAGGCCTTCGACACGGTCAACTCCTCCATTGTGTCTGGCGAAAGCATCCGCTTTTTTGTCAACGTCAACCTCGAGGTGCAGCCTACCCAGTCTG CAGAGAGTGAATCACCTGGCGGCTATGGGCTCCTACACACCTCCCGCAAG TACCTGAAGTTAAAGAACTTTGAGGAAGAGATCCGTGCACACCGGGACTTAGATGGCTTCCTGGCACGGGCCAGAATCATCCTGGACGAAACGGCCACCTCCCTGGATGACGTGCTGCGGGCTATGCTGTCCCGCTTAGCCCAAGACCCCTACAACACGGAGCCAGACTGCAACCTGGACCTGCTCACGGCCATGCTCTTCACTGACGCAGGGGCTCCCATGGAGGGCAAAG CAGTTCACCTGCTGTCGGACACCATCCAAGGGGTCACTGCCACAGTAACGGGGGTACAATACCAGCAGTCATGGATCTGCATCCT cTGTACCTCCAAGGCCCTGCTGAGGCGACACGTGTGCATCAGCCGCCTGGACCGCCCACAGAACTGGGGGGAGAATTCCTGTGAGGTGCGGTTTGTCATCCTGGTGCTGGCCCCACCCAAGATG AAAAGCACCAAGACCGCCACTGAAGTGGGGCGCACATTTGCCACCATGATGTTAGACATCACTTTCCGCCAGAAGCTCCTGAAGACCCGCACAGAGGAGGAATTCAAAGAGGCCCTGGTCCATCAGAGACAGCTGCTCACCGTAATGAGCCACTGTCCGAGTATcagcatggactacagcacaagCTCCATCTGCATCGTCAGACACCCACAG CCCCCAAGGCAGAAGGACTTCCTCCCCATGGGGAAGGGCATCCAGGAGGACATCGCCCGCAGGTTCCCCGTGTACCCTCTGGACTTCACCGACG GCATCATCGGGAAAAACAAGGCTGTGGGCAAATACATCACCACCACCCTGTTCCTCTACTTCGCCTGCCTTCTGCCCACGATTGCTTTTGGGTCCCTCAATGATGAGAACACAAATGGAGCCATCG ACGTGCAGAAGACCGTGGCCGGGCAGGGCATCGGAGGCCTCCTGTACGCGCTCTTCTCTGGGCAGCCACTGGTGGTGCTGCTGACGACCGCGCCCCTGGCCCTCTACATCAACG TGATCCGTGGCATCTGCGATGACTATAATCTGGACTTCAGTACCTTCTATGCGTGGACAGGCCTGTGGAACAGTTTCTTCCTCACGCTTTATGCCCTCTTCAACCTCAGCCTGGTCATGAGTCTTTTCAAGAG GTCAACAGAGGAGATCATTGCCTTGTTCATTTCTATCACGTTCGTCCTAGATGCTATCAAGGGCACAGTCAAAA TCTTCCAGAAGTACTACTATGGCCATGACACTGCACTCTTCAAAGATGAGCCCTCCTTGGTGAGCCTGCTGGGCCTCAACAGTAGcctccacactgccctcaacaccAGCTTTCTGACCAGCCCACCGGAGCTAACTTCAACGGGCAGCCAGGACCCCGAGCCCCTGGCCCGGGATACggctgtgctcagccttcttatcaTGCTGGGCACGCTCTGGCTGAGCTACACCCTCTACCAGTTGAAGAAGAG CCCCTACCTGAACCCCTATGTGCGTGAGCTCCTGTCAGACTGCGCCTTGCCCATTTCGGTGCTTACCTTCTCTCTCATCTCTTCCTACGGCTTCCAGGAGATTAAGA TGGTCAAGTTTCGCTACAGCCCGAGTAACAGCCTGTTCGAGATAGCCGAGATGCACTCGCTATCCCTGGTGGCCATCAGCAGCGCCATGGGCCTCGGCTTCCTCCTCTCCATGCTCTTCTTCATAGAGCAGAACCTGGTGGCTGCCTTGGCCAACGCCCCACAGAACAG GCTGGTGAAGGGCACTGCCTACCACTGGGACCTCCTGCTCATCGCCATCATCAATACTGGGCTGTCTCTGTTTGGGCTGCCCTGGATCCACGCTGCCTACCCCCACTCCCTGCTGCACGTGCGAGCACTGGCTTTGGTGGAGGAGCATGTGGAGAACGGGCACATTTACGAGAC GATTGTGAACGTGAAGGAGACACGGCTGACCTCCCTGGGTGCCAGCATCCTGGTGGGCTtctccctcctgctgctgcccttCCCACTACAGTGGATCCCCAAGCCTGTGCTCTACGGCCTCTTCCTCTACCTCGCGCTCACCTCCATCGACGGCAACCAGCTGTTTCAGCGCATGGTGCTGCTGCTCAAGGACCAG ACGTCATACCCACCCACCCACTACATCCGGAGGGTGCCCCAGAGGAAGATCCACTACTTCACAGGCCTGCAggtcctgcagctgctgctgctctgtgccTTTGGCATGAGCCCACTGCTCTACATGAAGATGGTCTTTCCCCTCATCATGATTGCCATGATCCCCATTCG CTACAACGTGCTGCCCCAAATCATTGAAGCCAAGTACTTGGATGCCATGGATGCTGAACACTGA
- the SLC4A11 gene encoding solute carrier family 4 member 11 isoform X7 translates to MGVGCTPSPPFHSFVTLFLCPSRASAATFTAPAPPFCMPPGLLSRETVRILHDPSPRPPGSPSLRLFPLVHAAASVASFLEQSNTNSVEHPSGGPAQRARTPHPTPAPAPSPKRTNGSASQEARKVGGAEGRRPLPQVTPCDPGRGRLGATARVMGLDGPRDRHDNESRRDVLEEKPQPSFWTLQRRLDRGRLSSAGKVARQVSSLQISTTSVSFLPSRENSSVMSQNGYFEDAESESPGGYGLLHTSRKYLKLKNFEEEIRAHRDLDGFLARARIILDETATSLDDVLRAMLSRLAQDPYNTEPDCNLDLLTAMLFTDAGAPMEGKAVHLLSDTIQGVTATVTGVQYQQSWICILCTSKALLRRHVCISRLDRPQNWGENSCEVRFVILVLAPPKMKSTKTATEVGRTFATMMLDITFRQKLLKTRTEEEFKEALVHQRQLLTVMSHCPSISMDYSTSSICIVRHPQPPRQKDFLPMGKGIQEDIARRFPVYPLDFTDGIIGKNKAVGKYITTTLFLYFACLLPTIAFGSLNDENTNGAIDVQKTVAGQGIGGLLYALFSGQPLVVLLTTAPLALYINVIRGICDDYNLDFSTFYAWTGLWNSFFLTLYALFNLSLVMSLFKRSTEEIIALFISITFVLDAIKGTVKIFQKYYYGHDTALFKDEPSLVSLLGLNSSLHTALNTSFLTSPPELTSTGSQDPEPLARDTAVLSLLIMLGTLWLSYTLYQLKKSPYLNPYVRELLSDCALPISVLTFSLISSYGFQEIKMVKFRYSPSNSLFEIAEMHSLSLVAISSAMGLGFLLSMLFFIEQNLVAALANAPQNRLVKGTAYHWDLLLIAIINTGLSLFGLPWIHAAYPHSLLHVRALALVEEHVENGHIYETIVNVKETRLTSLGASILVGFSLLLLPFPLQWIPKPVLYGLFLYLALTSIDGNQLFQRMVLLLKDQTSYPPTHYIRRVPQRKIHYFTGLQVLQLLLLCAFGMSPLLYMKMVFPLIMIAMIPIRYNVLPQIIEAKYLDAMDAEH, encoded by the exons ATGGGAGTAGGCTGTACACCATCCCCACCGTTCCATAGCTTCGTCACCCTCTTCCTGTGTCCATCCCGCGCCTCTGCTGCTACGTTTACTGCCCCCGCGCCTCCCTTCTGCATGCCGCCCGGGCTCCTGTCCCGGGAGACCGTCCGCATTCTGCACGACCCCTCCCCCCGACCCCCAGGGTCTCCGAGTCTGAGGCTCTTTCCTCTCGTGCACGCGGCCGCTTCTGTCGCTTCCTTCCTTGAACAGAGCAACACAAACAGCGTGGAGCATCCATCCGGGGGCCCGGCGCAAAGAGCGCgcacgccccaccccacccccgcccccgcgccaTCTCCCAAGAGGACCAACGGCTCCGCCTCCCAGGAGGCCCGGAAAGTGGGTGGTGCTGAGGGAAGGAGGCCGTTGCCCCAGGTCACCCCGTGTGACCCCGGGCGCGGGAGGTTAGGGGCCACTGCACGTGTGATGGGTCTTGATGGCCCCAGGGACCGACATGACAATGAGAGTCGAAGAGATGTGCTGGAAGAAAAGCCTCAGCCCAGTTTCTGGACTTTGCAGCGAAGGCTTGACAGAGGGAGGCTGTCTTCTGCAGGGAAGGTGGCCAGACAGGTCTCCTCCCTCCAGATTTCTACAACTAGcgtatccttccttccttcacggG AAAACTCTTCTGTCATGTCGCAGAATGGATACTTTGAGGATGCAG AGAGTGAATCACCTGGCGGCTATGGGCTCCTACACACCTCCCGCAAG TACCTGAAGTTAAAGAACTTTGAGGAAGAGATCCGTGCACACCGGGACTTAGATGGCTTCCTGGCACGGGCCAGAATCATCCTGGACGAAACGGCCACCTCCCTGGATGACGTGCTGCGGGCTATGCTGTCCCGCTTAGCCCAAGACCCCTACAACACGGAGCCAGACTGCAACCTGGACCTGCTCACGGCCATGCTCTTCACTGACGCAGGGGCTCCCATGGAGGGCAAAG CAGTTCACCTGCTGTCGGACACCATCCAAGGGGTCACTGCCACAGTAACGGGGGTACAATACCAGCAGTCATGGATCTGCATCCT cTGTACCTCCAAGGCCCTGCTGAGGCGACACGTGTGCATCAGCCGCCTGGACCGCCCACAGAACTGGGGGGAGAATTCCTGTGAGGTGCGGTTTGTCATCCTGGTGCTGGCCCCACCCAAGATG AAAAGCACCAAGACCGCCACTGAAGTGGGGCGCACATTTGCCACCATGATGTTAGACATCACTTTCCGCCAGAAGCTCCTGAAGACCCGCACAGAGGAGGAATTCAAAGAGGCCCTGGTCCATCAGAGACAGCTGCTCACCGTAATGAGCCACTGTCCGAGTATcagcatggactacagcacaagCTCCATCTGCATCGTCAGACACCCACAG CCCCCAAGGCAGAAGGACTTCCTCCCCATGGGGAAGGGCATCCAGGAGGACATCGCCCGCAGGTTCCCCGTGTACCCTCTGGACTTCACCGACG GCATCATCGGGAAAAACAAGGCTGTGGGCAAATACATCACCACCACCCTGTTCCTCTACTTCGCCTGCCTTCTGCCCACGATTGCTTTTGGGTCCCTCAATGATGAGAACACAAATGGAGCCATCG ACGTGCAGAAGACCGTGGCCGGGCAGGGCATCGGAGGCCTCCTGTACGCGCTCTTCTCTGGGCAGCCACTGGTGGTGCTGCTGACGACCGCGCCCCTGGCCCTCTACATCAACG TGATCCGTGGCATCTGCGATGACTATAATCTGGACTTCAGTACCTTCTATGCGTGGACAGGCCTGTGGAACAGTTTCTTCCTCACGCTTTATGCCCTCTTCAACCTCAGCCTGGTCATGAGTCTTTTCAAGAG GTCAACAGAGGAGATCATTGCCTTGTTCATTTCTATCACGTTCGTCCTAGATGCTATCAAGGGCACAGTCAAAA TCTTCCAGAAGTACTACTATGGCCATGACACTGCACTCTTCAAAGATGAGCCCTCCTTGGTGAGCCTGCTGGGCCTCAACAGTAGcctccacactgccctcaacaccAGCTTTCTGACCAGCCCACCGGAGCTAACTTCAACGGGCAGCCAGGACCCCGAGCCCCTGGCCCGGGATACggctgtgctcagccttcttatcaTGCTGGGCACGCTCTGGCTGAGCTACACCCTCTACCAGTTGAAGAAGAG CCCCTACCTGAACCCCTATGTGCGTGAGCTCCTGTCAGACTGCGCCTTGCCCATTTCGGTGCTTACCTTCTCTCTCATCTCTTCCTACGGCTTCCAGGAGATTAAGA TGGTCAAGTTTCGCTACAGCCCGAGTAACAGCCTGTTCGAGATAGCCGAGATGCACTCGCTATCCCTGGTGGCCATCAGCAGCGCCATGGGCCTCGGCTTCCTCCTCTCCATGCTCTTCTTCATAGAGCAGAACCTGGTGGCTGCCTTGGCCAACGCCCCACAGAACAG GCTGGTGAAGGGCACTGCCTACCACTGGGACCTCCTGCTCATCGCCATCATCAATACTGGGCTGTCTCTGTTTGGGCTGCCCTGGATCCACGCTGCCTACCCCCACTCCCTGCTGCACGTGCGAGCACTGGCTTTGGTGGAGGAGCATGTGGAGAACGGGCACATTTACGAGAC GATTGTGAACGTGAAGGAGACACGGCTGACCTCCCTGGGTGCCAGCATCCTGGTGGGCTtctccctcctgctgctgcccttCCCACTACAGTGGATCCCCAAGCCTGTGCTCTACGGCCTCTTCCTCTACCTCGCGCTCACCTCCATCGACGGCAACCAGCTGTTTCAGCGCATGGTGCTGCTGCTCAAGGACCAG ACGTCATACCCACCCACCCACTACATCCGGAGGGTGCCCCAGAGGAAGATCCACTACTTCACAGGCCTGCAggtcctgcagctgctgctgctctgtgccTTTGGCATGAGCCCACTGCTCTACATGAAGATGGTCTTTCCCCTCATCATGATTGCCATGATCCCCATTCG CTACAACGTGCTGCCCCAAATCATTGAAGCCAAGTACTTGGATGCCATGGATGCTGAACACTGA
- the SLC4A11 gene encoding solute carrier family 4 member 11 isoform X1, with translation MGVGCTPSPPFHSFVTLFLCPSRASAATFTAPAPPFCMPPGLLSRETVRILHDPSPRPPGSPSLRLFPLVHAAASVASFLEQSNTNSVEHPSGGPAQRARTPHPTPAPAPSPKRTNGSASQEARKVGGAEGRRPLPQVTPCDPGRGRLGATARVMGLDGPRDRHDNESRRDVLEEKPQPSFWTLQRRLDRGRLSSAGKVARQVSSLQISTTSVSFLPSRENSSVMSQNGYFEDAGYLKCDTDDASETREESLRDEAFDTVNSSIVSGESIRFFVNVNLEVQPTQSAESESPGGYGLLHTSRKYLKLKNFEEEIRAHRDLDGFLARARIILDETATSLDDVLRAMLSRLAQDPYNTEPDCNLDLLTAMLFTDAGAPMEGKAVHLLSDTIQGVTATVTGVQYQQSWICILCTSKALLRRHVCISRLDRPQNWGENSCEVRFVILVLAPPKMKSTKTATEVGRTFATMMLDITFRQKLLKTRTEEEFKEALVHQRQLLTVMSHCPSISMDYSTSSICIVRHPQPPRQKDFLPMGKGIQEDIARRFPVYPLDFTDGIIGKNKAVGKYITTTLFLYFACLLPTIAFGSLNDENTNGAIDVQKTVAGQGIGGLLYALFSGQPLVVLLTTAPLALYINVIRGICDDYNLDFSTFYAWTGLWNSFFLTLYALFNLSLVMSLFKRSTEEIIALFISITFVLDAIKGTVKIFQKYYYGHDTALFKDEPSLVSLLGLNSSLHTALNTSFLTSPPELTSTGSQDPEPLARDTAVLSLLIMLGTLWLSYTLYQLKKSPYLNPYVRELLSDCALPISVLTFSLISSYGFQEIKMVKFRYSPSNSLFEIAEMHSLSLVAISSAMGLGFLLSMLFFIEQNLVAALANAPQNRLVKGTAYHWDLLLIAIINTGLSLFGLPWIHAAYPHSLLHVRALALVEEHVENGHIYETIVNVKETRLTSLGASILVGFSLLLLPFPLQWIPKPVLYGLFLYLALTSIDGNQLFQRMVLLLKDQTSYPPTHYIRRVPQRKIHYFTGLQVLQLLLLCAFGMSPLLYMKMVFPLIMIAMIPIRYNVLPQIIEAKYLDAMDAEH, from the exons ATGGGAGTAGGCTGTACACCATCCCCACCGTTCCATAGCTTCGTCACCCTCTTCCTGTGTCCATCCCGCGCCTCTGCTGCTACGTTTACTGCCCCCGCGCCTCCCTTCTGCATGCCGCCCGGGCTCCTGTCCCGGGAGACCGTCCGCATTCTGCACGACCCCTCCCCCCGACCCCCAGGGTCTCCGAGTCTGAGGCTCTTTCCTCTCGTGCACGCGGCCGCTTCTGTCGCTTCCTTCCTTGAACAGAGCAACACAAACAGCGTGGAGCATCCATCCGGGGGCCCGGCGCAAAGAGCGCgcacgccccaccccacccccgcccccgcgccaTCTCCCAAGAGGACCAACGGCTCCGCCTCCCAGGAGGCCCGGAAAGTGGGTGGTGCTGAGGGAAGGAGGCCGTTGCCCCAGGTCACCCCGTGTGACCCCGGGCGCGGGAGGTTAGGGGCCACTGCACGTGTGATGGGTCTTGATGGCCCCAGGGACCGACATGACAATGAGAGTCGAAGAGATGTGCTGGAAGAAAAGCCTCAGCCCAGTTTCTGGACTTTGCAGCGAAGGCTTGACAGAGGGAGGCTGTCTTCTGCAGGGAAGGTGGCCAGACAGGTCTCCTCCCTCCAGATTTCTACAACTAGcgtatccttccttccttcacggG AAAACTCTTCTGTCATGTCGCAGAATGGATACTTTGAGGATGCAG GCTACCTCAAGTGTGACACAGATGATGCCTCTGAAACCCGTGAGGAGAGCCTGAGAGATGAGGCCTTCGACACGGTCAACTCCTCCATTGTGTCTGGCGAAAGCATCCGCTTTTTTGTCAACGTCAACCTCGAGGTGCAGCCTACCCAGTCTG CAGAGAGTGAATCACCTGGCGGCTATGGGCTCCTACACACCTCCCGCAAG TACCTGAAGTTAAAGAACTTTGAGGAAGAGATCCGTGCACACCGGGACTTAGATGGCTTCCTGGCACGGGCCAGAATCATCCTGGACGAAACGGCCACCTCCCTGGATGACGTGCTGCGGGCTATGCTGTCCCGCTTAGCCCAAGACCCCTACAACACGGAGCCAGACTGCAACCTGGACCTGCTCACGGCCATGCTCTTCACTGACGCAGGGGCTCCCATGGAGGGCAAAG CAGTTCACCTGCTGTCGGACACCATCCAAGGGGTCACTGCCACAGTAACGGGGGTACAATACCAGCAGTCATGGATCTGCATCCT cTGTACCTCCAAGGCCCTGCTGAGGCGACACGTGTGCATCAGCCGCCTGGACCGCCCACAGAACTGGGGGGAGAATTCCTGTGAGGTGCGGTTTGTCATCCTGGTGCTGGCCCCACCCAAGATG AAAAGCACCAAGACCGCCACTGAAGTGGGGCGCACATTTGCCACCATGATGTTAGACATCACTTTCCGCCAGAAGCTCCTGAAGACCCGCACAGAGGAGGAATTCAAAGAGGCCCTGGTCCATCAGAGACAGCTGCTCACCGTAATGAGCCACTGTCCGAGTATcagcatggactacagcacaagCTCCATCTGCATCGTCAGACACCCACAG CCCCCAAGGCAGAAGGACTTCCTCCCCATGGGGAAGGGCATCCAGGAGGACATCGCCCGCAGGTTCCCCGTGTACCCTCTGGACTTCACCGACG GCATCATCGGGAAAAACAAGGCTGTGGGCAAATACATCACCACCACCCTGTTCCTCTACTTCGCCTGCCTTCTGCCCACGATTGCTTTTGGGTCCCTCAATGATGAGAACACAAATGGAGCCATCG ACGTGCAGAAGACCGTGGCCGGGCAGGGCATCGGAGGCCTCCTGTACGCGCTCTTCTCTGGGCAGCCACTGGTGGTGCTGCTGACGACCGCGCCCCTGGCCCTCTACATCAACG TGATCCGTGGCATCTGCGATGACTATAATCTGGACTTCAGTACCTTCTATGCGTGGACAGGCCTGTGGAACAGTTTCTTCCTCACGCTTTATGCCCTCTTCAACCTCAGCCTGGTCATGAGTCTTTTCAAGAG GTCAACAGAGGAGATCATTGCCTTGTTCATTTCTATCACGTTCGTCCTAGATGCTATCAAGGGCACAGTCAAAA TCTTCCAGAAGTACTACTATGGCCATGACACTGCACTCTTCAAAGATGAGCCCTCCTTGGTGAGCCTGCTGGGCCTCAACAGTAGcctccacactgccctcaacaccAGCTTTCTGACCAGCCCACCGGAGCTAACTTCAACGGGCAGCCAGGACCCCGAGCCCCTGGCCCGGGATACggctgtgctcagccttcttatcaTGCTGGGCACGCTCTGGCTGAGCTACACCCTCTACCAGTTGAAGAAGAG CCCCTACCTGAACCCCTATGTGCGTGAGCTCCTGTCAGACTGCGCCTTGCCCATTTCGGTGCTTACCTTCTCTCTCATCTCTTCCTACGGCTTCCAGGAGATTAAGA TGGTCAAGTTTCGCTACAGCCCGAGTAACAGCCTGTTCGAGATAGCCGAGATGCACTCGCTATCCCTGGTGGCCATCAGCAGCGCCATGGGCCTCGGCTTCCTCCTCTCCATGCTCTTCTTCATAGAGCAGAACCTGGTGGCTGCCTTGGCCAACGCCCCACAGAACAG GCTGGTGAAGGGCACTGCCTACCACTGGGACCTCCTGCTCATCGCCATCATCAATACTGGGCTGTCTCTGTTTGGGCTGCCCTGGATCCACGCTGCCTACCCCCACTCCCTGCTGCACGTGCGAGCACTGGCTTTGGTGGAGGAGCATGTGGAGAACGGGCACATTTACGAGAC GATTGTGAACGTGAAGGAGACACGGCTGACCTCCCTGGGTGCCAGCATCCTGGTGGGCTtctccctcctgctgctgcccttCCCACTACAGTGGATCCCCAAGCCTGTGCTCTACGGCCTCTTCCTCTACCTCGCGCTCACCTCCATCGACGGCAACCAGCTGTTTCAGCGCATGGTGCTGCTGCTCAAGGACCAG ACGTCATACCCACCCACCCACTACATCCGGAGGGTGCCCCAGAGGAAGATCCACTACTTCACAGGCCTGCAggtcctgcagctgctgctgctctgtgccTTTGGCATGAGCCCACTGCTCTACATGAAGATGGTCTTTCCCCTCATCATGATTGCCATGATCCCCATTCG CTACAACGTGCTGCCCCAAATCATTGAAGCCAAGTACTTGGATGCCATGGATGCTGAACACTGA